One Nostoc punctiforme PCC 73102 DNA window includes the following coding sequences:
- the sufD gene encoding Fe-S cluster assembly protein SufD, translating to MNIQVSPSPIPNSNAVSLTSMLDRDDYLTGLLNQVTATKTEGWLQELRQSAANWVRHSIIPTTREEEWRFTDLSSLRKVQFNIETVNYASLEFDILPEAANSRLVFVNGVFAPELSAVSDLPSGIVVSNLAGLSVLEQEGVRQFLAQAEGAQEVFTALNTAGITDAAVVWVKKNVVVETPIHLVFISVVGETATISQPRCLVVAESGSEVTLVEEYTNRRGAESAEKEGVYFTNAVTEVWVGDNAQVSHTRVEQEGAEAFHIGKTAIAQARDSRYTCHAITLGAKLSRHNLEILQTGEQTQTTLNGLTIISGKQLSDTHSAIALNYPHGTSDQLHKCIVGDRAHAVFNGKVFVPKLAQLTNASQLNRNLLLSSKARVDTKPQLEITADNVKCAHGATVSQLEDDEIFYLQSRGIDENDARKLLINAFAAEVINQIPIPSLREILLNTVNNLKSLTNE from the coding sequence ATGAATATTCAAGTATCTCCTAGTCCAATACCTAATTCAAATGCAGTCAGTTTGACATCGATGTTAGATAGAGATGATTATCTGACTGGGTTGTTAAATCAAGTAACAGCGACTAAAACAGAAGGTTGGTTGCAGGAATTACGCCAAAGTGCCGCTAATTGGGTACGCCACTCGATTATCCCGACTACCCGCGAGGAAGAATGGCGATTTACTGATTTGTCGTCTCTACGAAAGGTGCAATTTAATATAGAGACGGTAAATTATGCGTCTTTAGAATTTGATATTTTGCCAGAGGCGGCTAATAGTCGTTTGGTATTTGTTAATGGCGTTTTTGCACCGGAGTTATCCGCAGTTTCAGATTTACCATCTGGAATTGTAGTGAGTAATTTGGCTGGTTTGTCTGTACTTGAGCAGGAAGGTGTACGGCAGTTTTTAGCTCAAGCTGAGGGAGCGCAGGAAGTTTTTACTGCTCTCAATACGGCTGGGATAACTGATGCAGCTGTGGTGTGGGTGAAGAAAAATGTGGTAGTTGAAACGCCAATTCATTTGGTGTTTATTTCGGTTGTGGGTGAAACGGCGACGATTTCGCAGCCGCGTTGTTTGGTGGTGGCGGAGAGTGGTTCGGAGGTGACGTTGGTTGAAGAGTATACGAACCGCAGAGGTGCAGAGAGCGCAGAGAAAGAGGGAGTATATTTCACCAATGCAGTTACGGAAGTTTGGGTTGGTGACAATGCCCAAGTGAGCCACACTAGGGTTGAGCAAGAAGGTGCAGAGGCTTTTCATATTGGGAAAACTGCGATCGCACAAGCTCGTGATAGTCGATATACTTGTCATGCCATAACTTTAGGTGCAAAGTTGTCGCGGCACAATTTAGAAATTTTGCAAACTGGCGAGCAGACACAAACTACTCTCAATGGTTTAACGATAATTTCTGGTAAACAATTGTCTGATACTCACAGTGCGATCGCACTCAATTATCCTCACGGTACAAGTGACCAATTGCATAAATGTATTGTAGGCGATCGCGCTCATGCGGTGTTCAATGGTAAAGTTTTTGTACCCAAACTAGCGCAGTTAACAAATGCATCCCAGTTGAATCGCAATTTGCTGCTATCGTCTAAAGCCAGAGTTGATACCAAACCCCAATTGGAAATTACTGCGGATAATGTTAAATGCGCTCACGGTGCTACTGTTAGCCAATTAGAAGATGACGAAATATTCTATCTGCAAAGTCGGGGAATTGATGAAAACGATGCTCGGAAGTTGTTAATTAACGCCTTCGCTGCTGAAGTTATCAACCAAATACCGATTCCCTCTCTGCGAGAAATCCTTTTAAACACAGTGAATAATCTCAAGTCCCTGACTAATGAGTAA
- a CDS encoding cysteine desulfurase — protein sequence MTFTPTKTLADKVRADFPILHQEVNEKPLVYLDNAATSQKPLFVLNTLRDYYEQYNANVHRGAHSLSAKATDAYEGARDKVAKFINAASRQEIVYTRNASEAINLVAYSWGMNNLQPGDEIILSVMEHHSNIVPWQLVAQKTGAVLKFVELTPEETFDLEQFKKLISEKTKLVSVVHISNALGCINPVEEIGAIAHKYGAKFLVDACQSVPHYPVDVQKIDCDWLVASGHKMCAPTGIGFLYGKLELLESMPPFFGGGEMIAEVYLDHSTYAELPHKFEAGTPAIGEAIALGAAIDYLSSIGMDKIHAYEAELTAYLFQQLEQIPQIRIYGPKPNAKGEGRAALASFTAGEVHANDLSTLLDQEGVAIRSGHHCTQPLHRYLGLAATARASLSFYNTREEIDIFIKALKETLDFFAGFLA from the coding sequence ATGACTTTTACTCCTACCAAAACCCTTGCTGATAAAGTTCGCGCTGACTTCCCGATATTGCATCAGGAAGTCAATGAGAAACCCTTGGTTTATCTCGATAATGCTGCGACATCGCAAAAGCCTTTATTCGTATTAAATACCCTACGGGATTATTACGAGCAATATAATGCTAACGTGCATCGAGGTGCCCATTCTCTGAGTGCTAAAGCTACTGATGCTTATGAAGGTGCTAGAGATAAAGTTGCCAAATTCATCAATGCTGCATCGCGTCAGGAAATTGTCTACACGCGCAATGCAAGTGAGGCGATTAACCTAGTAGCTTATAGCTGGGGAATGAATAATTTGCAGCCGGGAGATGAAATTATTCTGTCGGTGATGGAACACCACAGTAATATTGTGCCTTGGCAATTGGTGGCGCAAAAAACTGGCGCAGTACTTAAATTTGTGGAACTGACACCAGAAGAAACTTTTGATTTAGAACAGTTTAAAAAACTGATTTCTGAAAAAACAAAGTTAGTGTCAGTGGTACATATTTCTAATGCTTTGGGTTGCATTAATCCAGTTGAAGAAATTGGTGCGATCGCACATAAATACGGTGCTAAATTTTTAGTTGATGCTTGCCAAAGTGTTCCCCACTATCCTGTGGATGTGCAGAAAATAGATTGTGATTGGTTGGTAGCATCTGGTCATAAAATGTGCGCTCCAACTGGGATAGGATTTCTGTATGGCAAGTTGGAATTGTTAGAATCAATGCCGCCATTTTTTGGTGGTGGTGAGATGATTGCAGAGGTGTATTTAGACCATTCTACTTATGCAGAATTACCGCATAAATTTGAAGCTGGTACACCTGCAATTGGAGAAGCGATCGCACTTGGTGCTGCGATCGATTATCTTAGCAGTATCGGCATGGATAAAATCCACGCCTACGAAGCAGAATTAACGGCTTATTTGTTCCAACAATTAGAGCAAATTCCCCAAATTAGAATTTACGGCCCCAAACCAAATGCAAAAGGTGAAGGTAGAGCCGCTCTTGCGTCATTCACAGCCGGAGAAGTTCACGCTAACGACTTATCTACATTATTAGATCAAGAAGGCGTTGCTATCCGTTCTGGACACCACTGCACGCAACCATTACACCGTTACTTAGGTCTTGCTGCAACCGCACGAGCAAGTCTATCTTTCTACAACACCCGTGAGGAAATTGATATTTTCATCAAAGCACTGAAAGAAACTCTTGACTTCTTTGCAGGTTTCCTTGCTTAA
- a CDS encoding Uma2 family endonuclease: MLVKSTPAEQRTVLQNITWETFEALLRDTGEDRGSRFAYDCGVLEIMTPLFEHENPKIQFDRLIFALAVELKTKIRSAGSTTLKRQSITKGIEPDTCYYIQNEPLIRGKQELDLTTDPAPDLAVEIDITSSSVNKFNIYAALGVGELWRYDGEVLKFYQLIESEYIEIKLSRAFPLISVSEMNRFIQQSKTMDEIDLVQSFSAWVRGKIA; encoded by the coding sequence ATGCTTGTCAAGTCAACGCCTGCTGAACAAAGAACAGTGCTACAGAACATTACCTGGGAAACCTTTGAAGCCTTGCTGAGAGATACAGGTGAAGATAGAGGTTCTCGCTTTGCTTATGACTGCGGTGTTTTAGAAATCATGACTCCACTTTTTGAACACGAAAATCCTAAAATTCAGTTTGACCGATTGATATTCGCTTTAGCAGTGGAATTAAAAACTAAAATTAGAAGTGCTGGTTCTACAACATTAAAACGTCAATCAATAACAAAAGGAATAGAACCCGATACTTGCTATTATATTCAAAATGAGCCACTAATTAGAGGTAAACAAGAATTAGATTTAACAACAGATCCAGCACCGGATTTAGCAGTTGAAATTGATATTACTAGCAGTTCTGTTAATAAATTTAATATTTATGCGGCTTTAGGTGTAGGAGAATTATGGAGATATGACGGTGAAGTTTTAAAATTTTATCAACTAATAGAAAGCGAATATATTGAGATTAAGTTGAGCAGAGCTTTTCCTTTAATTTCTGTTAGTGAGATGAATAGATTTATCCAGCAAAGTAAAACTATGGATGAAATTGATCTGGTGCAATCTTTCAGCGCTTGGGTGCGTGGAAAGATAGCTTAA
- a CDS encoding Uma2 family endonuclease, whose amino-acid sequence MLVKSTVGEQRTVLHNISWETFEALLRDTGEDRGSRFAYDCGVLEIMTPLFEHENPKSNFGNFIIALAEELGIEIRSAGSTTLKRKISKRGIEPDTCYYIQNELAIRGKQTLDLENDPPPDLAIEIDITSSSVNKLGIYSALGVIELWRYDGQNLKFYQLVEGQYVECKLSIAFPIVSVSEISRFIEQSKSIGEIALLKSFRAWVREKIR is encoded by the coding sequence ATGCTTGTCAAGTCAACGGTTGGTGAACAAAGAACAGTGCTACATAACATTAGCTGGGAAACCTTTGAAGCCTTGTTGAGAGATACAGGTGAAGATAGAGGTTCTCGGTTTGCTTATGACTGCGGTGTTTTAGAAATCATGACTCCACTTTTTGAACATGAAAACCCCAAAAGTAATTTTGGTAATTTTATTATTGCTTTAGCTGAAGAATTAGGAATTGAAATTAGAAGCGCTGGTTCTACAACATTGAAGCGGAAAATATCAAAGCGGGGAATAGAGCCAGATACTTGCTACTATATCCAGAATGAACTAGCTATTAGGGGTAAGCAAACTTTAGATTTAGAAAATGATCCACCGCCTGACTTAGCAATTGAGATTGACATTACCAGTAGTTCAGTTAACAAATTAGGGATTTATTCAGCGTTGGGTGTAATTGAACTTTGGAGATATGATGGTCAAAATTTGAAATTTTATCAGTTGGTAGAAGGGCAATATGTCGAGTGTAAGCTTAGTATTGCCTTTCCTATAGTTTCAGTGAGTGAGATAAGCAGATTTATTGAGCAGAGTAAAAGTATCGGAGAAATTGCTTTACTCAAATCATTTCGTGCTTGGGTGAGGGAAAAGATAAGATAA
- a CDS encoding ParA family protein gives MSISIYAFYNNKGGVGKTTLCSNAATLYAEKNPKTQVLVIDMCPQANISQFLLGGGKKGYQINQRLQSSATRKNIVGFIDWLLKGNSNFRKPNTSYQVPVYRYNPNISENLYLIAGDSFLESLSLALNYAVINPANIKAWSEYMTAIRRLCEYEYNSETYKDMVVFIDCNPSFSMYTQMALVSSDKIVVPMMADFSSLEGIKSLFMLLFGKYPSAALKQYADGIITFNNQVEHFQLKLPLIYEFVFNNYTIKDGVATAFDSIRTELIDFCYEQFNKFPSLFAPCQHTPTSSKEWENYYFSGIKDFHTSGKVSSSLGIPMSMLPKESKYIMPDGSVVRLPISNYSQALEEIELFVDKIH, from the coding sequence ATGAGCATTAGTATTTATGCCTTTTACAACAATAAAGGTGGTGTTGGTAAAACAACGCTTTGTTCTAACGCTGCAACACTTTATGCTGAAAAAAACCCAAAAACCCAAGTTTTAGTTATTGATATGTGTCCTCAAGCAAATATCTCTCAATTTTTGCTTGGAGGAGGGAAAAAGGGATACCAAATCAATCAGAGGCTACAATCTTCAGCTACTAGAAAAAACATAGTTGGGTTTATAGATTGGCTTTTAAAGGGAAACTCAAACTTCCGAAAACCTAATACTTCATATCAAGTTCCAGTGTACCGTTACAATCCAAATATCTCGGAAAATTTATATTTAATAGCTGGTGATTCTTTTTTAGAATCTCTTTCATTAGCTTTAAACTATGCAGTCATTAATCCGGCAAATATAAAAGCATGGTCAGAATACATGACGGCTATAAGAAGATTATGTGAATATGAGTATAATAGTGAAACTTATAAGGATATGGTTGTTTTTATAGATTGCAATCCTAGCTTTTCTATGTATACACAAATGGCTCTAGTTTCTTCAGATAAAATTGTGGTTCCAATGATGGCAGATTTTAGCTCTCTTGAAGGCATAAAAAGTCTTTTTATGCTACTTTTTGGGAAATATCCTTCTGCCGCTTTGAAACAGTATGCTGATGGTATCATTACTTTTAATAATCAAGTAGAACACTTTCAACTGAAATTGCCACTAATTTACGAGTTTGTTTTTAATAACTATACAATTAAGGATGGAGTCGCAACAGCATTTGATTCTATAAGAACAGAACTAATTGATTTTTGTTACGAGCAATTTAATAAATTTCCTTCATTATTTGCACCTTGTCAACATACCCCAACTTCTAGTAAGGAATGGGAAAACTATTATTTTTCAGGCATAAAAGATTTTCACACATCGGGTAAAGTATCATCGTCTCTTGGAATTCCTATGTCTATGCTTCCCAAAGAGTCTAAATATATAATGCCAGATGGTAGTGTTGTTAGACTTCCTATTAGTAACTACTCACAAGCTTTAGAAGAGATAGAATTATTTGTGGACAAGATACACTAA